One region of Vigna angularis cultivar LongXiaoDou No.4 chromosome 10, ASM1680809v1, whole genome shotgun sequence genomic DNA includes:
- the LOC108335222 gene encoding uncharacterized protein LOC108335222 yields the protein MAMTQGVQKNTLYVGGLAEEVNESILHAAFIPFGDIKDVKTPLDQATQKHRSFGFVTFLEREDATAAMDNMDGAELYGRVLTVNYALPERIKGGEQGWAAQPIWADADTWFERQQQEEEMRRIEAENRAAMQAAEDLHRKQVAEQREGEKEEEIDIKGDPMAKAEAEVLGQ from the exons ATGGCGATGACGCAAGGGGTGCAGAAAAACACGCTGTACGTGGGAGGGTTAGCGGAGGAGGTCAACGAGTCAATCCTCCACGCCGCCTTCATCCCCTTCGGCGACATCAAGGACGTCAAGACGCCACTTGACCAGGCCACGCAGAAGCACCGCTCATTCGGCTTCGTCACCTTCCTCGAACGCGAAGATGCCACCGCCGCCATGGACAACATGGACGGTGCTGAGCTCTATGGCCGCGTCCTCACCGTCAACTACGCCCTCCCCGAACGCATCAAAGGCGGTGAACAGGGCTGGGCCGCCCAACCTA TTTGGGCGGATGCCGATACCTGGTTTGAGCGCCAGCAGCAGGAGGAGGAGATGCGGCGGATTGAGGCGGAGAATCGCGCGGCAATGCAGGCGGCGGAGGATTTGCACCGAAAACAAGTGGCTGAACAGCGAGAGggagagaaggaagaggaaattGACATCAAGGGTGATCCTATGGCCAAGGCTGAAGCTGAGGTTCTAGGACAATAG